The Verrucomicrobiia bacterium genome contains the following window.
CCTGGCGCGCCAGCGCCGCCGTGCGCGTAAATGGGAAAATAACGCCCAGGACTCCGGCATCCAGGACCCGTTTAGCGGTCCAGAGTTCGTTTACCGGCGGTCGCGCGAACGGCGCCGCTTTGAGGCCACGCGTGGCCAGGACCATGTTTCGCAAGCCTTCGAGCGAGACCGGCGAGTGCTCCATTTCGATCCAGAGAAAGTCGAAACCGAGGCCCGCCACGTGCGCCGCGACTTCGACGTTATTGACGCTAATGACGGCCCCAATTACCGCCTGGCCTCGAGCCAACTGTTCCTTTACCGGGTTTTTCCATTCGTGCGAGGTTGATTGCATTTGGGTGGAGAGTTTTTCGGAGGTGATTTAAAAAATGGGGCCTTGGGACAGATTACAGGGAGTGACCCCGCGTTTTCTGCGAGAAAACTTGAGGACTTCTAATCGCATGTGGTTTTCGGTGGCTTGGACCCAGGGCCAGCCGCGGGTTCAAACCCCGTAGGGGGAACCTGTTTATAGTACCCGCCCGGCTGCCAGCGCCGCCAAACCCCGTAGGGGTGACCTCGCCCACCATCAATCGACAGAGACGCGACAGCTTCCGGCAAGTCACCCCTGCGGGGTTTGGTGTCTTCTGGGCAGGGGCGTTACTATAAACAGGCCACCCCCGAGCGGGGGTTTTGGGATCGGGTGCCGCAAGTCCACTTAAATGCGCAGATGGAAAAATGAGGAGCTGCGGTTTTGGAGCCGGCAATGGCGTCAGAACCGCGAAGGGGTGTTGGTGGAGATTTGGGACGCCCTTCCGCGCAAGACGGTCCTCCCCGTAATTCCTATGAAGGTGTTGAGCCATGAGGCCGTATGGAATTCTGGTCAGGGGGGAGCCCCCGGTCCAGTGTCTTTCAAAAGCCACACCTCGGAGACCTGGCAGGCGCGGCCATTGCCGCCCAGCCTTGGCTCGCCAAACCAGCTCAGCGCCAATTCACCGCCCTCGGTTGCCGCATGGGGAATGGGAAACTCGACCGGTTTAAACGGGAATGGTTTCGTGATATAAGGGTGAACCTCTATATTCCCGCCGGCCATTAGCCGAATCTTGCGAAAGGGACTGTCCCCTGCATAGACCACCCTAATCTTGTAGTTCGCCTTTGGGTCCAGCCCGGTGTAGTGCATCCGCAACGGAGTATCATAAAGGCTCTCGGCGTGGTCAATCCATGAAACACGCCGCGGCCCGCCCGCTTTCTCTTCCGGCTCGTCCACCACCAGGTCCTCCTCAAAATCGACCCGGCTGGACTCCATCGAGCCGGGGTCTTCGAGAAAGCCCAGACCGCGCGCAAGGTGCGGCTGGCGGCCAACGTGGCCCAGGTCATCGTAAAAACCGCCTGGGCCAGGATTGGTCCAATCCACGATTTGACGGAGGGCATCGAGCCGCTCGTTCTCGGAAGTGATTTTGCGGATTTGAGCGAACCGCGCATCGAGCCAAAACCGATCATTCAAAGGATATTCGAGTGTATCGAGGCTGGCGCCGCGATCGATGCCGCTGGCCTGGTACCTTTCCACGCTCAATTGCATCCCGATGCTTTGGAACAGGGCCTCGCCTAATTCCAGGATGCGCTCACGGCGGCTTTGCGAGACGCGCTGGCTTGTTGCGCGGCTCAGAACATTGGCCGCCGCGTCCATCGCCTTCATCGCGCCCTGCGCCGGGGCGTCGCGCAACTGTTCCATGGCCTGTTGTTCGAGGCTCGTCTCAAAAAGCAACCGCTGCCGGATATAGGCGTCGTAATAGGCGCGAAAAAGGCCCTGCTGAAACCGCCAGTTTTTCAGGTCCGCTGGTGTGGCGTCCTTTTCGAGCTTTTGAAACGATGCGAGCGTTGCTTCGACGCTGATATTGGTGAGCAATTCGCCATGCCAATCGCGTTCGAGGGCCAGAAGGCCCTGCGCGAAACTCTCTGCATAACGCTCGCCGATAAAATAGCGGCTATATTGTCGCAGGATAGCCCGCACCGGGGCATCGGGGTCCCAGCCCAGCGCGCTCCAAACCATTTTGTTCACGTCGTCATTGCACCCTTCCGAATAGGTCAGGAAACCGATGGTGTAGGGCTGCATTTTCCGGAAGATGGCCGCCTCGCCCTCGGGCCGCGGGTTGATGCACTCGCGCGCCTCGGTGACCGCGTAGGCCGTATCCCAATCCGGCACGGGATACTGGCACTGGCGCGAATGGGTGATGTCGGGGTAGTGGCGAATGGGGTATTGGGCGGGCACAAGCTGGCGCAGGCGCGGCAGGCTGATTCTCACCTGCGGGCCATAGACAATCCCGCTCAACCAGGCAGGCCGCTCCCGGTTGAGTATCCCAATGAATTCATCCAGCCAGGCCTGGTTGAAGCTCTGGGGCGATACCCACATCTGCGCTCGCGGGTGGTAGCGATGGAGATTTTGAGTTTGCTTCTCGAGCAACGCCATCAGCCATTTCGGCTCGGTATGGCCCGGGTCACCGCCAGGCACAAATACCGCATCGATTCGCGGCAGCTTGCGGAACACCTCACCCCATTCGCGCAGAGCGGACTGGACGGTTTGCGGGTTGGAATAATCCTTGTCCATGGCCGGATACCAAATCCACACATCCAGGCCATAGGAGTCCGCCAGGCCGGACATGCCGATCATCATCTCCATTTGCGGGCGGGGAAAATGCGGGCTGAATGCCGCGTCATCCGAGCGAGGCGGAATCAGTTCGATGGCGTTGCAGCCGAATACCGCCAGGTCGCGGATGTACTGCTCCCAAACCGGCAGGTCCCAGGCATCGTAGGAATTGCACTTGGGCCGGTAGCCGAGCTGATGGCCGCGCAGCTTGTATTTGGGGGCCGTTTGGATGTCAAGGCCAGCGGGCAACGTTGCGCTCCCTCGCTCCATGCGCAGTTCGCGCAACAACCGGCCAACGCCGAAGAGCACGCCTCGGGCATCGTTGCCAATAACGAGCGCCGCCGGATTTCCGCGCGTTTCCTTTGCGCGCAAGCGGTAACCCTCCGGGGCGGGCGGTTGGCTCCTGCGCTCCAACTCGAGTGCGAATGGCCCGGCAAAGGCGCTCAGTTCGGACCGTGGACCGACGGCGATGACCGGTATGTTGGATGGCCAATGCTCGGTCACCGGCCAGCGAATGTGGGTTCGCTTCTCGACTTCCTCGACCAGCATCGTCACCGCCTTCTGTTCCTGCGCGGACAGATTAGGGGGGCGAACCACGACTGCATTGTTCAGGTCGTATCCGGCGGCGCAACGCAACGCCATGACGAGCGCCGCAGCAATCCAGGCCACGCGCGCGCGTGCCCGCCATATATGACGCCGAAGGCGCCCTTCACAGAGAAATCTGCAATCTGCGCTACAACCGCGAGATCCCGAGGATTCTCCCTCTCCCCTTCGGAAGGGGAGAGGGGTCCCTCTGTGTGCAGTGCATCCCACAGTCATGCCCAGGGAAGCGCCCTGACACTGGAGTGACAGCGGCGTCTCATGCTGGCTGCACGCTGAAAGCGTGCTCCCCCCTCTCCTTCTTTGGAGGAGAGGGCTCGGGAGAGGAGGTCTTTTACATGCCTCGCCCATGAGTGTAGTGGTTCTCCCACGGTGGTTTTCGGGCCGGCTTCTTTCCGAGTTGGTCCACAGGCAGGGGCAGGTAGGTCTGATTTTCCAGTTTGCGCATGATTTGAGTGCAGCCCGTCCTGCGCTGAAGGGCGTGCCAAATCTCCACCAACACTCCTTCCCGGTTCTGACGCCACTGCCGGTTCCAAAACCGCAGCTCCTCAATGCCTCGCTCCTCAAGAAACTTCTCTCGCCCGATGTCATGAGCCATCTGCTGAGGCAAGCCGTGTGAAAAGCCATCCAGTTCGATCGAGAGCCGGGCCAAAGGACAGTAAAAATCAAGGGCATACTGGCCAATCGGATGTTGGCGGCGAAATTTGAATCCGGCAAACCGGCCGGCCCGCAAAGCGCGCCAAAGCTGCTTTTCTTCCCTGGTTTGGTCACGTCGAAGACGGCGCAGGTTGGGGGTTGGATTCATCAGCGGCACAGTACAAGGACCTCAGCGTGGAGGCAAGGTAAAGGGCCCCCTCTCCCCGCAGACGGGGAGAGGGAACCTGGCAGCGCGCGCTATCGGTGGTCGGTGGTCGGCAGGCGCTCACCCCCTCTCCCTCCATCCTCAGGGAGGAGCGGCGCGCCGCACTGCCATTGCGTTTAGGCGACTGCGGCGCAAAACGCGATCTCCCTCTCCTCCCTTTGGAGGAGAGGGGCGGGGAGAGGAGGCCCCATTCGCTGCACCCGACCATGAGAGTCCTAAGCGTCACCCAGCGAACGGGCCCCTCTCCCTGACCCTCTCCCCGCAAACGGGGAGAGGGAACCTGGCAGAGCGCGGAGGTAGGAAATGAGGAAAAAACGGCAGAGTCCGAAAAATGGCAGATGAAAAATGATCAATACTCAATGATCAATGATTGCGGGCTTATTGAGCATTGAGCATTCTAGATTTTTCATTGTAAGACTTGGCCTGCCTGGCTTGCGAAGGAGGGGGAGAGTGAGGGCGGCGCTCTCACGGCGAAAAATCCCGAGGGACGGCTTAATGGAGGCCCCCGGCCAATCTTTATTTTTTTTCAAAAATGTCTATTGACATAACGGGGGGCAATCGATGATATTCCGTAACAGCACAAAGCACACCTTATGCGCAGGGTTTCTACTGAACTGTATGAATGATTCAAAACAGGCCGCTTCAAGAGATACCTCCACCGTTGGCGCATTGCGCCGGGGTTTCACGCTCATCGAGCTGTTGGTCGTAATTGCCATCATCGCCATTCTGGCGGCGATGCTCCTGCCCGCCCTGACCAAAGCCAGGCAAAAGGCCCAGGGCATCTCGTGCCTGAATAACCTGAAACAGATTATTCTCGCCTGGCACATGTACAACCTGGATAACAACAGCAAGCTCTGTCCCGCATTCCACGGTGGCGATGCGATGAACGGCAATTATCCCGCTGTTTACGGTCCCGGCTGGGTCGAGGGATGGCTTGATTGGTCAACCAGCCCTGATAATACCAACCTCAATTTCTTGATCAGCGCCAAGTACGCCAGGTTCGGCCAATACCTAAAGAATCCTTCAGTTTTCAAATGTCCCGCCGACAATTACCTATCTGCACCGCAACTCTCGGCAGGATTTAAGTCCCGCGTGCGCAGCCTTTCAGGAAACATCGGGGTTGGTCCCGGCAACGCCAATGCAGGTCCTTGGGCCGCTGGAGTTTACCAGCAATACACAAACGATTATTCCTTCCTGTACCCCGGTGTTGCCCAGACTTGGGTTTACATAGACGAGCATCCTGACAGCATCAATGATGCCGGTTTCTTTAACCCACAGAACCCTACGCAAGTGACAGACATCCCTGCCACGTACCACAATGGAGCCTGTGGAGTAACTTTCGCGGACGGCCACGGGGAGATTCACAAATGGATTGCTTGCATGTCGCAGCCTAAGGCCCAGCACGTTGGCGCTATCAACGGGCAATACAACAACGGGGCAATTTATGGCGCCCGAGGTGACGCCGATATCCATTGGCTCTCCTGGCATGGGGGCACCGTCGGGCCAAACACATCATACTGATTTATTCACAGATGAATCGGTGGATACTGACAATTTGTCTTCTCTGCGCCACGGCTGTGGTGGGTTGTAAGCAACAAAAACCGCCCCCGGGTGCGGCATTCCAAGAGGTGAACGGCGCGCCTCTGGTTCAAGCGTTCGCGGCGGCACAAGGCGACACGCAGGCCACGGTGAGAAAAACGATAATGGACATCCAGGGGTCGTACTACACGGACGCTCTCGGTGATCTCGATAAACTCGCCAGCACGCCTGGCCTTACCGACCAACAGAAAAAGGCGGTTGCCGATCTGTCGGATCAAGTCAAGAAGAAGGCCCAGGAGGCTGCGGGAGCCGGCCAATAGGCAGTCTGCCACCAACCCGCGTGACGGAGGCCTGCTCAAGTCTCTATCTTGCGACGACAAGCTTTGGCGAGGGGCTTGCCGGGGAATCAGTTTGCGTAAACTTCTCCTGCCCGTAGGCGATGCGCCACATCGTCCCGTTGCCGTCTTCGGTTATCAATAAGGCGCCGTCGTGGGCCACCGTGACCCCCACTGGCCGGCCCCACACACTGTGGTTATCGACTACAAACCCCGTTAGGAAATCGTCATACTGCCCCGTGGGGGCCCCGTGGTTGAGCAGCACGCGGATGACCTTGTAACCGGTGCGAATGGTGCGGTTCCATGACCCATGAAGCGCCACAAAGGCGTCGCCGCGAAAATCCGCCGGAAACGCCGCCACGCCGGCGGTCGCGGTGTAAAAGGTCATTTGCAGCGAGGCCGAATGTGATTGCTCGAGCACGTCGGGGACAATTGCCTTGCCCGCCAGGTCGGGGCGTTCGCCGGCATGCCTGGGGTCCTCGTGGTTGCCAATGTAATACCAGGGCCAGCCGTAGTAGCCCCCCTCTTTCACTCGAGTCACGTAGTCCGGCACCAGGTTGTCCCCCAGAGCGTCACGCTCATTGGTGGAGACCCACAAATCGCCTGTTTCCGGGTTGACCGCCAAACCGACGCCGTTGCGGACGCCCGTGGCGAACGGATGAAAAGGCTGATGTCCCTCCGGGTCGGTCACCAGGATGTCGGCCCGGTTCATTTCCGGTCCCCAGGCTGCTCCCACCCCATGCTCAGCCTCCCACGCCCGGATTTCCTCGGGCGTCTTCTTCTTCATTCGGTCAGCCACATTCGAGCCGGAACCCACTGAAATGAACATGCGCTTGCCGTCCTTGGAAAACACCACGTCGCGAGTGCTGTGGCCGCCGGTGCCATCCGCCAGCTTGGGCACAATCACCTCCGGCGCCCCGCCGGCCTTCAAATCCCCGCTGTGATAGGGCAAGCGCACCACAGAATTGTTGTTGGCCACGTACATCCACTGCGGGTTGTCGCCCGGCGGATAAAACGAGATGCCGAATGGACGGTCCAGGCCCTCCGCGAAAAGCTGGTTCTCCTTCGGCGCATCCGCCCCGTCCGTCGTCCGCATGACTCGAATCCGGTTGCGACCCGTCTCGGCGATGAAGATGTCCCCATTTGGCGCGGTGCGCAGCAGGCGCGGGTTGTGCAGGCCATTGGCGAATAGCTTCACGGTGAAGCCAGGCGGCACTGCCAGCGTCGCGTTCGCCGGGGCCGGCACCACCTCGGGGCCATTGCCAGCAGACTTCGTCTCGTAGGGCTTGGGCATCTCGGCCTCCGTGAAATGATGTTGCGCTCCCGGGGCCTGGCGCTGCCAGTCGTTCGGGTCTGTTCCCCCGGCTGTCTCGGGCAGGACCTCGTATTTTAGCGTCACGCCTTCCGGGATTTTCAGCGTTGCAAGATAAGCGATGACATCGGCGCGATTGGCCGGGTCCGCCACCGGTATCGGCATCGTCGTGCCGGGCACTACCACCATCGGGTTGGACAAAAAACGGTTCAAAGTGGCCGGGTTCCATGTAAACCCCGATTGCCGTATCGCCTTGGTGTAATTGAAATTTGGCTGCGACCCTGCGGGCCGCCCCAATACGCCGACCAGGCTCGGCCCTTGTTTCATGATCACCGTGTTGTCCGGCCCCAACACCGGCGAATGGCAAACCGCGCAATTGACTTGAAAAAAGGCCTTGCCCCGCGCGGCATTGCCCGGAGGCGTCTCCTGGGCGTCCAGGTTTAGTGGCGTCAGGGCGGCGATCAACAACATGGCGGGCGCCACCGCGCGCTGGAACAATCTTCGAGGTGACATTTTTTGCATGATTACAATTCCTGCTCAGTTCCGCACAATATATGGCTAAAGCGCAGAATAACCCAAGCCCGCCATACGGCAAGCACTCAAACCGCAACAGGAGTAATCGGTTAGTGACGGCGGGCGCTGCCGCCTAAAGGCGGCGTTCCGCGCGTCCGGAACGCCGGCTTCAGCCGGCACCCCCGTAGTCACTGAGGCATTACCAACAGGAGCGATCAGCCCGGACGCACCGAGCTTTCCACCTTGCGGTTGCTCGGAGTCCCTACCGGCTGGAAGTCGGCGGTACAGCAGGTTGAAAGCTCTTGTCATTACCCACATTTTTCCATGTGCTCATTTAAGTGGACTTGCGGCGCCTGGTCTCAAAACCCCCGTTAGGGGGTGGCCTGTTTATAGTAACGCCCCCGCCCTGAAGACACCAAACCCCGTAGGGGTGACCTGCCGAAAGCTGTGGGAATAATCGATTACATCGGCAACCAGGAACGCCATCATGCGCGAAGGGGTTTCCGAGACGAATACCTCCGGTTTCTCAAGAGGTACGAGGTCCAGCATGAAGAGAGATACACTTTTAGGCCGCTCGATTGATGGTGGGTGAGGTCACCCCTACGGGGTTTGGCGGCGCTAATAACGGGGCGGGTACTATAAACAGGTTACCCCTGCGGGTTTGAACCCGCGGCTGGCTCTGGGTCAGGCCAGCGAAAACCGCCTGCGATTAGAAGTCCTCGAGTTTCCTCAAAGAAAACGTGGTAATGACAAAGGGGTGGAACCTGCGTTACTAAGCGCCGGCGCGAGCGGGCTAAACAGATACCCCCTTCGGAAGGAGAGAGAGAAGCATGAGCACCTTGCGGTCGTAACGCATGTTGCAGACTCCTCTGTACGCGGAAAAACCGGGTGGCTACCTCTTGATCAAACCTGCTGCACCGCCGCCCATCTTGGCCATCATCTTCTGGAATTTGCCCATCTTCTTCATCATCTGCTGCATTTGGGCGAACTTGTTAAGCATCGTGTTGAGTTCGGTGACCGTCGTGCCGCTGCCCTTGGCGATGCGCTGCCGCCTCTTGGCGTTCAGGATGTGCGGATTGCGCCGCTCCTGCAGGGTCATCCCGCATATCATCGCTTCCATGTGACGGAACTCCTTTTCCTGTTTGCTCAAATCATTGTTCTTGGCTATCTCAGCGCCGCCCGGGAGCATCCCGATAATTGATTCCAGCGGACCCAACTTTTTCATCTGGCGCAACTGATCGAGAAAATCCTCGAGCGAAAACTGCCCCTTGCGCATCTTCTCTTCGAGCCGCATCGCTTTGTCCATATCGACCGCCTCGGCCGCTTTCTCGACCAGGCTGACCACGTCGCCCATGCCCAGAATCCGTGAAGCCATGCGCTCCGGATGAAACGGCTCGAAATCCTCCAGCTTCTCGCCTATCCCGGCGAATTTGATCGGCTTGCCCGTCACCGCCTTGAGGCTTAACGCCGCCCCGCCTCGCGCGTCCCCATCCAGCTTGGTCAGAATCGAACCGGTGATGTTCAGCGCCTTGTCAAAATGCGCCGCCACATTCACCGCCTCCTGCCCCGTGGCCGCGTCCAGCACCAGCAACACTTCCTGCGGCTTGACCAAATCGCGCAG
Protein-coding sequences here:
- the ffh gene encoding signal recognition particle protein, coding for MFDALSGKLQNAFKNLRGLGKLSENNVGEALREVRLALLEADVNFKVARDFIERVRAKSLGQEVIQSIQPGQQIIKIIHDEMVELLGSANATMQLSGNPSCVLMAGLHGSGKTTTAAKLGRLLLKQGRTPLLVAADVYRPAAMDQLQKLGEQAQLPVYAHHGETDVLKIAREALEAARAGNRNTLIFDTAGRLQIDEPLVQELVRLRDLVKPQEVLLVLDAATGQEAVNVAAHFDKALNITGSILTKLDGDARGGAALSLKAVTGKPIKFAGIGEKLEDFEPFHPERMASRILGMGDVVSLVEKAAEAVDMDKAMRLEEKMRKGQFSLEDFLDQLRQMKKLGPLESIIGMLPGGAEIAKNNDLSKQEKEFRHMEAMICGMTLQERRNPHILNAKRRQRIAKGSGTTVTELNTMLNKFAQMQQMMKKMGKFQKMMAKMGGGAAGLIKR
- a CDS encoding DUF559 domain-containing protein, with translation MNPTPNLRRLRRDQTREEKQLWRALRAGRFAGFKFRRQHPIGQYALDFYCPLARLSIELDGFSHGLPQQMAHDIGREKFLEERGIEELRFWNRQWRQNREGVLVEIWHALQRRTGCTQIMRKLENQTYLPLPVDQLGKKPARKPPWENHYTHGRGM
- a CDS encoding PQQ-dependent sugar dehydrogenase, translating into MSPRRLFQRAVAPAMLLIAALTPLNLDAQETPPGNAARGKAFFQVNCAVCHSPVLGPDNTVIMKQGPSLVGVLGRPAGSQPNFNYTKAIRQSGFTWNPATLNRFLSNPMVVVPGTTMPIPVADPANRADVIAYLATLKIPEGVTLKYEVLPETAGGTDPNDWQRQAPGAQHHFTEAEMPKPYETKSAGNGPEVVPAPANATLAVPPGFTVKLFANGLHNPRLLRTAPNGDIFIAETGRNRIRVMRTTDGADAPKENQLFAEGLDRPFGISFYPPGDNPQWMYVANNNSVVRLPYHSGDLKAGGAPEVIVPKLADGTGGHSTRDVVFSKDGKRMFISVGSGSNVADRMKKKTPEEIRAWEAEHGVGAAWGPEMNRADILVTDPEGHQPFHPFATGVRNGVGLAVNPETGDLWVSTNERDALGDNLVPDYVTRVKEGGYYGWPWYYIGNHEDPRHAGERPDLAGKAIVPDVLEQSHSASLQMTFYTATAGVAAFPADFRGDAFVALHGSWNRTIRTGYKVIRVLLNHGAPTGQYDDFLTGFVVDNHSVWGRPVGVTVAHDGALLITEDGNGTMWRIAYGQEKFTQTDSPASPSPKLVVAR
- a CDS encoding prepilin-type N-terminal cleavage/methylation domain-containing protein encodes the protein MNDSKQAASRDTSTVGALRRGFTLIELLVVIAIIAILAAMLLPALTKARQKAQGISCLNNLKQIILAWHMYNLDNNSKLCPAFHGGDAMNGNYPAVYGPGWVEGWLDWSTSPDNTNLNFLISAKYARFGQYLKNPSVFKCPADNYLSAPQLSAGFKSRVRSLSGNIGVGPGNANAGPWAAGVYQQYTNDYSFLYPGVAQTWVYIDEHPDSINDAGFFNPQNPTQVTDIPATYHNGACGVTFADGHGEIHKWIACMSQPKAQHVGAINGQYNNGAIYGARGDADIHWLSWHGGTVGPNTSY